A part of Tardiphaga sp. vice304 genomic DNA contains:
- the hisD gene encoding histidinol dehydrogenase has protein sequence MPIRLSSQSSDFAAAFNAFLNAKREVAADIETATRAIVDDVAARGDAALLEATEKFDRLKLDAASLRITPSEIEAAVAACDTETVDALKFARDRIELFHKRQLPKDDRFTDALGVELGWRWSAIEAVGLYVPGGTAAYPSSVLMNAVPAKVAGVGRVVMVVPSPDGKLNPLVLAAAHLGGVTEIYRVGGAQAVAALAYGTATIAPVAKIVGPGNAYVAAAKRLVFGKVGIDMIAGPSEVLVIADATGNPDWIAADLLAQAEHDVNAQSILITDDARLADDVARAVEAQLTTLPRAAIARKSWDDYGAIIQVERLEQAVALANTIAAEHLEIMTADPEALSLGIRNAGAIFLGAHTPEAIGDYVGGSNHVLPTARSARFSSGLGVLDFMKRTSILKCGPDQLRALGPAAMTLGKAEGLDAHARSVGLRLNLR, from the coding sequence ATGCCAATTCGCCTTTCCTCGCAGAGCTCCGATTTTGCGGCCGCCTTCAATGCCTTCCTCAACGCCAAGCGCGAGGTCGCGGCGGATATCGAGACCGCCACCCGCGCCATCGTCGATGACGTCGCCGCGCGCGGCGATGCGGCGCTGCTAGAAGCTACCGAAAAATTCGACCGGTTGAAGCTTGACGCCGCTTCCTTGCGCATCACGCCGTCCGAAATCGAGGCTGCGGTTGCCGCCTGCGACACGGAGACCGTCGACGCCCTGAAATTCGCCCGCGACCGCATCGAGCTGTTTCACAAGCGCCAGCTGCCGAAGGACGACCGTTTCACCGATGCGCTCGGCGTCGAGCTGGGCTGGCGCTGGAGCGCCATCGAGGCGGTCGGGCTCTACGTCCCCGGCGGCACCGCGGCCTATCCGTCCTCGGTGCTGATGAACGCCGTGCCGGCCAAAGTGGCGGGCGTCGGCCGCGTGGTGATGGTGGTGCCGTCGCCGGACGGCAAGCTCAACCCGCTGGTGCTGGCGGCGGCGCATCTCGGCGGCGTCACCGAGATCTACCGCGTCGGCGGCGCGCAGGCCGTGGCCGCGCTCGCCTACGGCACCGCGACCATCGCGCCGGTGGCCAAGATCGTCGGCCCCGGCAATGCCTATGTCGCCGCCGCCAAGCGCCTTGTGTTCGGGAAAGTCGGCATCGACATGATCGCCGGCCCCTCCGAGGTGCTGGTGATTGCGGATGCGACCGGCAATCCCGACTGGATCGCCGCCGACCTGCTGGCGCAGGCCGAGCATGACGTGAACGCGCAGTCGATCCTGATCACCGACGACGCCCGGCTCGCCGACGACGTCGCGCGCGCTGTCGAGGCCCAACTCACGACCTTGCCCCGGGCGGCCATCGCGCGAAAATCCTGGGACGATTATGGCGCCATCATCCAGGTGGAGCGGCTGGAGCAGGCCGTGGCGCTCGCCAACACCATCGCCGCCGAGCATCTGGAGATCATGACGGCCGACCCCGAGGCGCTGTCGCTGGGCATTCGCAACGCCGGCGCGATCTTCCTCGGCGCCCACACCCCCGAGGCGATCGGCGATTATGTCGGCGGTTCCAACCACGTTCTGCCGACCGCGCGCTCGGCGCGGTTCTCTTCCGGCTTGGGCGTGCTTGACTTCATGAAGCGAACGTCGATCCTGAAGTGCGGGCCGGACCAGCTTCGAGCGCTGGGCCCGGCTGCGATGACGCTGGGCAAGGCCGAAGGCCTCGATGCCCACGCACGTTCCGTTGGATTGCGCCTGAACCTGCGATGA